The segment TTCTCTGAAACTTCACtcatgttttttccttttatgtgCAGGTTGTTATTGAGTTCCCATATGTTTTTGGACAAACTGTTATTTACAGCTCTATTTTCTATTCTATGGCCGCGTTTGAGTGGACTGCTTTGAAATTTATTTGGTACttatttttcatgtattttACCATGCTGTACTTCACCTTATATGGAATGATGACTACTGCTATCACACCAAATCATAATGTTGCCGCCATCATTGCTGCTCCATTTTATATGCTTTGGAACCTTTTCAGTGGCTTTATGATTCCTCGCAAGGTAATGaagttatcattttcttttccatatatatatagtatcatAGTTTCTATATGTCATGTGCATTTTACATAAACTGATCAGATGGAAAACAGcgctcaaatatttattaatatcaaCATAACAGCCGATGTTCAAGTTTGAAGTGAACTTAAATGTGATGCTGAAGGCACCAgggtattatataattttttcatcgGATATCTAGGGCATGTTAGATCTATCATATGACCTTACAGATGGATCTGAGTTTAAAACTGTCTCTATGCTAAAATGCACTTGAAATCAATGTTGCTCgcattctttctctttttcgtgtgtaaatatatcaaaatcaatgtGTTCCCAATTCTTTTGCAGAGAATGCCTGTTTTCTGGAGATGGTATTATTGGGCAAACCCAGTGGCATGGAGCCTGTATGGACTTCTGACATCACAGTTTGGCAATGACGATAAACCGGTGATGCTTTCAGATGGAACTCACTCTGTGCCAGTGAAGCTGTTACTGAAGGATGTGTTTGGATTTAGGCATGATTTCTTGGTTGTAGCAGGTGTAATGGTGGTTGCCTTTGCCGCATTTTTTGGATTCATATTTGCTTTTGCAATAAAAGCCTTCAAGTTCCAGAAGAGATGACAAGGTAATTATGTATGATAAGCATGTATGGCAAATTGGCAAGCGTATCAATTTCACATCAAAAAAAGGTGGCTTGAAATTTGCATAGCAACCTGGTATTGTAGAGTGAAGATAAAGTCGACtggaaaattttacaaaaacatACATAAATACTTATCAAGTGTAAACAATAATTGTTAGTATGATTGAGCAGTGTAATTTTACAAGACATacacatgcatatatatatatatatatatatatatataacgttGTAAAAACTGcataggtataattatttatgaggCCAATGGGTTTGTCGAAGACTAGTGTACATTGTGGGCACGTCAATGGGGTTGAGTCGGCCTGTGACATGGCCCAAGCCCCTTTTTGGCACGGCCTATGGAGACACGGTTCACTATTGTTAGCAGGCCAGGGCTTAAAGCCCAGTCGAGCCATAGGCTAAGCCGCTGATAGATTAAACAAATTCTGGATGTACACATTTTTCTGGACCAATCCTGTTCAACAATAATATTCTAGGATTGTACAGTTTCTTTGGTACAGAATTGATTAGTTGAACCAGGAgcatcaagaaagaaaaattcaGACTCAGCTTCCTCTTTAATAGGGTTAAAAGAACAGATCATAGcaacaaaataatgtatttttttcCAGCAAACAAAGATTTGTTCAGAAACAGCCTATGATGCACGATTCCAACTAGATTTTATCATGTTTCTGGGAATTAAAAGGGACTATGCTTggaaaaacaaccaaaaaggATAAAACCTAAAAACCCCCTTCCCTGTAGACTCTTAACCAATATAAACAACCATTAAGTATCTGTCAGAGGCTGGAACTTCGACTCTAGATCGTATGATACagtagatatataattattacattagCTACGATGTGAGGAGATCCCAAAAACTAAAAGTCACTTCCAAAGCTTGACACATTTATCGTGACTCGCGGAGGCTACCAAACCAGTAACATTTGATACTGCCAATGAAGATATAAGCTTGTCATGTGCATTCAGGGTCAATGTCTTGTTCTCAGTCATGTTCCAAAGCTCCAGAGTCTAGAAAGCTCAATCCACATCAAAACAGGTTCAAATCAGCATCTTCAGCTAGAGATTGTTAATTcattttgttgtccacataagGAACTAGTTAAGCCAAACAAATGAATCTATTCCTAATATAGGTGGGTCCTCATGCAATATTGGGCAGAACGGATCAAGGTACTATGGATCACTGATAGATATTACCTCGTCTTAACAACTCACATGAAAGACTCCGGAAGGACTCTATACCAACAAATGAAAGCGGCATACAACTTTCCtataacataaatattcatattcaaGCCACGAGTAGtaaacttcattttttttttttccggaCAGGAGGTTGTAAACTTTGATCCTAAACTAAGTATAATCGTGCATGTGAAAGACAAACATATGTAGAGAAATGTAAATGCATGTAtgcatttatgtatataaaatattcctGTGGAAAAAAGGGGTGAAGCTGCCTACGTTGATTTCTTGAATAAATTGAAAGGGTAGTGTAAGAGCTATAACTTGCCTCATAACAGCCAATGACCAACAGAGAAGGGTGTGTGGGATGGAACACACAAGTATGAAATTTGTTGCCGGTACAGCTTAGCTCCTGAACACACTCCCCTTTGCTTCCAGAGCCAACAGTCCACACTCTGACCAATTCATCACTCACCGACACCAGAAGCTCGCCAGTAGGATCCCAGCATACAGAATGAACTTGATTTTTATGACCCTAGAATGAGAGTTTCACAGAACACAAATGAATGAAATACTGCACAAAGTCATCAAACAAAATCTCAGccaactaaaatattttaagggGTCCAGATCATGAAACATTGTTCATTTCTTTCTCATGTATTCTCGCCAATCAGGGAACTGAAAATCAGTTTCATAGTGGAATCCCTTCCAAGTGCAAAAATTGAGTTACTACAGACACCTCATCATTACCATCTAACTAAACAGTTTAGCCAACAAGACCATTCAAACATTAGGAAACACTGGCAACAAACCTGCAATTTAAGTCGGCAAGCTCGTGTCTCCACATCAAATATGGATACATAGTTCTCTGCAGCGGCTGCAAGAATCCTTCCAAGACGTGGTTGAAATCTCATCTGGGTTGCACCACCCTAGCAAAATgcaaaaggattaaaaaaaaattacttgtacagaaaataaaaaaatagaattcaaCAATACAATTTCCTTTGAATACATTATACCTTGAAAATACCAGCACAACTTCCATTGTTGATACTCCAGCATCGTATCTCGCTATTATTGTCACAAGAATAGATAAGGTCCTCTTTACTAGGGTGGAAATCCAGAGACATAACACTTGTAGAATGCCCAGTAAAAGTACGAAGAGAATAACCAGGCTGCAAAGAAGAACGATCTCTCCAtctaaattattaaagataGTAGGGATTTTCATAATAACACCTATGGGTTTAGATGtatcaaaactcaaatttgtggCCCCTTATTAATAAAAGGTTAATGTAACAACAAGGAAACATtcttaaatcataaattcatatttcaaaCCGTTTCTTGTGGTTATGAGCTTGTTTCCATTAGAACTAAAGGCCAAAACTGGTTAGCCAATTCTACAAAGTGACCAAAACTACATTATAATACCATTATATTTTGATGTTGCAGCTGAATTTTCTTCTTGAAGTTATGAGAACATAGGACATAAAAATTAACCTAAAGTAAGATGTAAAAGAGGCAAGTCATGATTACcattcaaaaacaaagaaatagaagaaagggaaaaacaCACAGACACACAACACACAAGTCTCATTGCACAAGAAGAATGGATCTCCTAGAAGACTCCATCTATTAATATTGCCAACAACACACAAGTCAGTCTACGTAATTAATCTGGATCATTTTTTGAGGTATAAACATTACAAAGTAGGAACAAATATGCAAACAAAAGGGAATATGCTTACTGACATTGTCAGTGTCCCAAACCCTGACAGTACCATCAGCAGAAGATGTAGCTAGCCGTGACATGCTTGGACTGAAACGGACATCAGTAATCCATTGAGTATGCTCTTCAAGCGTCGACTTCACCGTAAAAGACTCTGTGCACCATAATAGAGCCTACACCAGAAAATCATCAAGCAAAAGAATTAACACCGTCCTTTAGGACAAACACAAGAAAGCACCAAAAGTTCCCTGTGTTGCTGCAGAATTATCATTTCATTGTATCAAGAAACAATTCATAAAACAGTTCACCCATGGTCCTTACCTTTCTATCATGTCCACCAGTGGCAAGGAGTTTTCCATCTGATGAGAAGTGACAAGATTCAAGCTTATTGTTGCTTGCAGGTATAACCCGGATTTCCGAAAATGTGAAGCCTATTGTTACAACATAATTGTCAAACCCTTAGGAACAATCTACATAATACAAACAACATTTTATCCAAAAGTTCTGATTCAGAAAAATTTCCCCTTCTACCCTCCTTTCCATGCAACCATGCCAAGGGatatagaaaaataagaaatcaaCATTCATCATACCCTTGCTGACTTCAGCAAGCCGACCGACTCTATCTCCAGGATCTGCATCATCAGGTGACAAGAATGACTCTACATGATCATCCAGGGATCCGTCATCCACAAAACGGTCAATATCAGCCTGCAATTACTTAAAATGTTACCAACCATCAAATGAAAAGTGCTAATAAAGATTCCACGCAAGCAATAAAGGGCAAAGATGTTTCTCACCAATTGATTTGGTGCTGATGAGAGGGCACCCAAGCCATCAGAGCCAAACATAAGCAAAGACTTAGAGGAGCCACCATTATGTTGCAAATTAGGCCTTGAAACCACATCTCCAGGTGTGTGAGTAGAAGGCGATGAAGGTGAACTTGGGGATGGCCCAGTGGTGTTTGCAGTTCCAGAGCTATTGGCAGCACCAGAAGATGATCCCGGCTGCTTTCTCTTTCGcccaatttgattttttgatgcCTTACACAAACAAGGAACACTAATTAGAGACACTATCCAGGTTAACTTTTTTGAAAGGCCAAACACACCGCTGTCATATGTGGAAATCATGTGAGAGCAAAGGTAAATGAGACTgaataaattgaagaaaaagtaGTAACCACAATAACTATGCAAAACTTAGAAGGTGAAAAACAATCAACAAAAATagcatattattaatttgaataatctaATATGTCCATGATTTGTggtacaaataataaaacagaATTCTGAaggctttaaatattttaaaatattatcagaatCAAGTTCAGaacaaaatatgttaaatgaaccattttaaatgttttaataaagTAGATGAGTGGAGATTTCTGACAGAGTCAGTCTAAAAACTAGATGAAACTACACAGCAAGAAATGTGCATCTAATATAGATTGTAATTTCAGAAACAAGGTGACAACAAACCTGATCAGTTCCTTGAAAGGTATTTGAGATACTACCATCCATCGCCATATTGCCAGCTCCTATCATTTTATCTTGCTGCAGGAGATGGGAGTTTGAATTCTGAGACTGCTGGCTTGAAAGGGCATGCTGTGGATATTGTTGCAGCTGTTGATTGTTCTGCATCTGTTGTTGCTGTAACTgttaagttttcaaatataCATAAGCGAAGACCTCCAGTAAGCCAAATGGGCCATAAAATATTTTGGGAACATTAAACAATTATAATGTTTGTCAACTCAGACTACAAAAGAGAGAAGATACCTTCATTAGCATATCAGCATCTCCACGAGGCAGCACAGGGCAACTAGCTTGCATAGCTGATCCAACATTGGACACTACATCACCAACAGTATTTACAGGGCTTTCTTTACCAAGACCAATATTTCGATTGTTAAGAAGCATTCTCGATTTTCTGCATTCTAAATCATTGGCAGATGGAGATGTCAAATTCTGCTGTGCTTGAAGCATAAGTTGTTGTTGCAACTGAAGTTGATTGAAGGACTGTGGGGACTGCATCAAAGACTTTTGCTGCTGCAAAATCCCAGATCAAAGCTGATCAAATTCCTAATAAGGTAAAGGTGCTATAAGTTAGGGAACCCAACATGCACATCTTACCTTATGATATTAAATATGAGTATATATCAAATCCAGAAGTGACAAAGTTAGTCTAATTTGTTTGCAACATCTACCATGCTGGTTAAATGTCAATTTAAGAACTAAAGGACACTAGTAATTTTACACAGGCCCGTTTATATAGACAATCCTGCCCAAAAAAGGAGagcaaaaaattttacaaacacCTCACGCAAATGTCAGTATAATCTATGTACAAAGATCAAAACAATGAGATCTATCAGGCCAAGTACTTGCATGTTAGAATGTGGTATGGCAGAAAATCTTAACAATTCCCTGCtccaaaaatcaattatattgctttctaattttatataatttttaaagctaTTTTAGATATACTTTTTCAGCAATATTAAGGAGCTTAACTTTAAACTCCAAAAATTTCTCAACTAAGATAACTGGAGTTCTATTTGTCAAAACAGACAATGAattgagaaaagaaagagaacaatATATTTCCCTTTTATATGGTAAACTGACACCATTAACTAATGAAACGTCAGACAAATAGGCTTCTTCAAGATTGAAACTTAAGCATTATTAACATAACATAGTTCTCATACATTCAGATTAGTAATGCACTTTATCTCCTGTTCATCTTTACCAAAGTATCTGGCAGCTAAATTTTATAGGACAACATCACAAGAACGAAAATTGAGAGGTTCTTACTGTTAAAGGCCATCCTTTCAAAGTCACATTGCCGCCACCTGGATTTGATCCtaaaaaacaagagaataaCTGTAAAACCAAAACTTAAGATTCCAAAAGCATGAACTTTGAATCAAAATCTTCAACCAGTACAACCAATGACCATGGGTGCAAATTGTACAGGCCCTCATAATGACTTGCTAtatgaaaagaattaaaaaggtTCTAATTTCCCAATATCTTTATCCTCAATTACGGTTTCCTTCAGCAGCAAGCATTTCATTCTAAGATTATAACTTCAAgcatttcattctaaataaAGGAACTCACAGAGGGTAAAAATTTCAGACATCAATACATAACTAAATTGTTTTATTAGAGTTTATGAATAAGGCCATTGGTGCTGATCCTGACAAAGCAGGAACCAAAGTTGGGTGATATAAAATTGAACCTAATCTATTTAAAGTTATCAGCCACATTACACAAGcataaaaattaaaggaaatgaCAGTATTGACAATACCATGAACTCCAATTAATGATCCATCTGAACCAACAGGTCTAGGACTCATCATAGGGTTCATCTCACTCTTTATATCCTGTTTCAGCATACAAGACGTATCAAAATGAAATACGAAACACAGAATTAAAAGGATGATGACACAGTGAAAATATAAGCGTTGACCTGTGAAGACACTGGAGGTTGCTGATTGCGACTTTGAACTGGTTGACTACCTCCAGGCGTACTATGCAGGGTTTGCCTGTGAGGAGAAGGTTAAATTACATCAATTACACATCAATGAGAACCAAAGCAAGAAGTAAACCATacataatcaaaaaattatatccATAAAAACAGTGATAACATCATGTTAAGAATTACCCTGGAGGCTGGCCTGCCATTGCAGTTGCTTTCAACAAAGAGGTCTGATTTGGATCCAAAAGCTGGCTCATATTCTCACCCAATCTTGGCTGAAATAATCAGGCAATGTCATACAACTGGTAAATTATAGGCCAATATATTAATACATCAGAAAGCTAATACCTTCATAGCTGCATCACCCAAGGAATCCCTCTGAAGTGGAAGCTTTAACCGATCCTCATAAAGTTTTGCTGCAAAGGTATTTGCAGTTCCAGGGCTCTGCCTCAAGAGAGGGTCATTGCTGGTGCCACTCAGAAGCTGGGCACTATCTCTTCTCTGCAGCtgttgctgctgctgttgttgttgttgttgctgttgcTGCTGCTGAGCATGCCTCTGCATTATGAGCTGCTGCATCTGCATCTGCTGATGCTGCTGAGGTTtctgatgttgttgttgttgtagcTCCCGAGCTTTAATCATTTGAGTCTgccattttaagatattttagaAATCATAATAAATCTATTAATCCTCCAGCAAACCAATTATCATGCAAAGAACAGAGAAAAGATTTTCAGAAAAACAGAGATGCGATATCACATACATATTGAATCTCCCTCAATTCCATTCATGAgataaaaaacacataatacaaacaaatttcaCAATGATAACTCAAAAGATTCCAAGCCAAGGcaacttgaaaatatatttattaagccTCCCACCAAAAGTCTTAAAGCTTCCTATTAACACCATATCCTGGTCAAAATGGGCAAATTTAGCACAAAACCACAAAAATGGTACAAATAAAATGGAGAGCAAATTGAGGGGCAGTTCATATTT is part of the Mangifera indica cultivar Alphonso chromosome 13, CATAS_Mindica_2.1, whole genome shotgun sequence genome and harbors:
- the LOC123194069 gene encoding transcriptional corepressor LEUNIG-like isoform X1, whose product is MSQTNWEADKMLDVYIYDYLIKRKLHASAKAFQAEGKVSTDPVAIDAPGGFLFEWWSVFWDIFIARTNEKHSDAAASYIETQMIKARELQQQQHQKPQQHQQMQMQQLIMQRHAQQQQQQQQQQQQQQQLQRRDSAQLLSGTSNDPLLRQSPGTANTFAAKLYEDRLKLPLQRDSLGDAAMKPRLGENMSQLLDPNQTSLLKATAMAGQPPGQTLHSTPGGSQPVQSRNQQPPVSSQDIKSEMNPMMSPRPVGSDGSLIGVHGSNPGGGNVTLKGWPLTQQKSLMQSPQSFNQLQLQQQLMLQAQQNLTSPSANDLECRKSRMLLNNRNIGLGKESPVNTVGDVVSNVGSAMQASCPVLPRGDADMLMKLQQQQMQNNQQLQQYPQHALSSQQSQNSNSHLLQQDKMIGAGNMAMDGSISNTFQGTDQASKNQIGRKRKQPGSSSGAANSSGTANTTGPSPSSPSSPSTHTPGDVVSRPNLQHNGGSSKSLLMFGSDGLGALSSAPNQLADIDRFVDDGSLDDHVESFLSPDDADPGDRVGRLAEVSKGFTFSEIRVIPASNNKLESCHFSSDGKLLATGGHDRKALLWCTESFTVKSTLEEHTQWITDVRFSPSMSRLATSSADGTVRVWDTDNPGYSLRTFTGHSTSVMSLDFHPSKEDLIYSCDNNSEIRCWSINNGSCAGIFKGGATQMRFQPRLGRILAAAAENYVSIFDVETRACRLKLQGHKNQVHSVCWDPTGELLVSVSDELVRVWTVGSGSKGECVQELSCTGNKFHTCVFHPTHPSLLVIGCYETLELWNMTENKTLTLNAHDKLISSLAVSNVTGLVASASHDKCVKLWK
- the LOC123194069 gene encoding transcriptional corepressor LEUNIG-like isoform X2, which codes for MSQTNWEADKMLDVYIYDYLIKRKLHASAKAFQAEGKVSTDPVAIDAPGGFLFEWWSVFWDIFIARTNEKHSDAAASYIETQMIKARELQQQQHQKPQQHQQMQMQQLIMQRHAQQQQQQQQQQQQQQQLQRRDSAQLLSGTSNDPLLRQSPGTANTFAAKLYEDRLKLPLQRDSLGDAAMKPRLGENMSQLLDPNQTSLLKATAMAGQPPGQTLHSTPGGSQPVQSRNQQPPVSSQDIKSEMNPMMSPRPVGSDGSLIGVHGSNPGGGNVTLKGWPLTQKSLMQSPQSFNQLQLQQQLMLQAQQNLTSPSANDLECRKSRMLLNNRNIGLGKESPVNTVGDVVSNVGSAMQASCPVLPRGDADMLMKLQQQQMQNNQQLQQYPQHALSSQQSQNSNSHLLQQDKMIGAGNMAMDGSISNTFQGTDQASKNQIGRKRKQPGSSSGAANSSGTANTTGPSPSSPSSPSTHTPGDVVSRPNLQHNGGSSKSLLMFGSDGLGALSSAPNQLADIDRFVDDGSLDDHVESFLSPDDADPGDRVGRLAEVSKGFTFSEIRVIPASNNKLESCHFSSDGKLLATGGHDRKALLWCTESFTVKSTLEEHTQWITDVRFSPSMSRLATSSADGTVRVWDTDNPGYSLRTFTGHSTSVMSLDFHPSKEDLIYSCDNNSEIRCWSINNGSCAGIFKGGATQMRFQPRLGRILAAAAENYVSIFDVETRACRLKLQGHKNQVHSVCWDPTGELLVSVSDELVRVWTVGSGSKGECVQELSCTGNKFHTCVFHPTHPSLLVIGCYETLELWNMTENKTLTLNAHDKLISSLAVSNVTGLVASASHDKCVKLWK
- the LOC123194069 gene encoding transcriptional corepressor LEUNIG-like isoform X3; this encodes MIKARELQQQQHQKPQQHQQMQMQQLIMQRHAQQQQQQQQQQQQQQQLQRRDSAQLLSGTSNDPLLRQSPGTANTFAAKLYEDRLKLPLQRDSLGDAAMKPRLGENMSQLLDPNQTSLLKATAMAGQPPGQTLHSTPGGSQPVQSRNQQPPVSSQDIKSEMNPMMSPRPVGSDGSLIGVHGSNPGGGNVTLKGWPLTQQKSLMQSPQSFNQLQLQQQLMLQAQQNLTSPSANDLECRKSRMLLNNRNIGLGKESPVNTVGDVVSNVGSAMQASCPVLPRGDADMLMKLQQQQMQNNQQLQQYPQHALSSQQSQNSNSHLLQQDKMIGAGNMAMDGSISNTFQGTDQASKNQIGRKRKQPGSSSGAANSSGTANTTGPSPSSPSSPSTHTPGDVVSRPNLQHNGGSSKSLLMFGSDGLGALSSAPNQLADIDRFVDDGSLDDHVESFLSPDDADPGDRVGRLAEVSKGFTFSEIRVIPASNNKLESCHFSSDGKLLATGGHDRKALLWCTESFTVKSTLEEHTQWITDVRFSPSMSRLATSSADGTVRVWDTDNPGYSLRTFTGHSTSVMSLDFHPSKEDLIYSCDNNSEIRCWSINNGSCAGIFKGGATQMRFQPRLGRILAAAAENYVSIFDVETRACRLKLQGHKNQVHSVCWDPTGELLVSVSDELVRVWTVGSGSKGECVQELSCTGNKFHTCVFHPTHPSLLVIGCYETLELWNMTENKTLTLNAHDKLISSLAVSNVTGLVASASHDKCVKLWK